GCCGATCGACGGCCTCACGCATGAGTATCGCCGCCGCGATGTCGGCGCCGATGATCTTCTCGATGCCTGCGCCTGTGCTTTTGTGGCATGGCGTATCCTGACCGGCCGGTCTATGCGTTTTCCGGAAGATCCGCCGCGCAACGCCAGAGGCCTGAGGATGGAAATCAATGCCTGACCCGATCACCCGTTCCGCCATCGAGGCGACCGCCTCGAAGATCGCCCCCTATATTCGCCGCACGCCGGTCATGGAGGTGACGCTGTCCAAAGTGGCGCAGCCAGTGGCGCTCAAGCTCGAGCTCTTCCAGCATACCGGTTCCTTCAAGGCGCGCGGCGCTTTCTCGACGGTGCTCGGCCGCGACCTTCCCAAGGCCGGCATTGCCGCGGCCTCGGGTGGCAATCACGGCGCGGCAGCCGCCTATGCGGCCTATATTGCGGGCGTGCCGGCGCATATTTTCGTGCCCGCGGTCGCCGCGCCCGCCAAGGTGGCCAAGATCAAGAGCTATGGCGCGATCATCGACCAGGACGGTGCTACTTATTATGACGCGCTGGAGAAATGTACCCGCTTCATCGCCGAGACCGGCGCTTTGTCGGTTCATGCCTATGATGCGGAGCCGACCTTGTTGGGTCAGGGCACGCTCGGCAGAGAGATTCAGGAGCAACTGCCCGAGATCGATACGCTACTGGTGGCGGTGGGCGGCGGCGGTCTGATCGGCGGCATTGCCGGCTGGTATCGGGGCGATGTCAGGATCGTCGGCGTCGAGCCCGAGACCTGCAACGCGCTTCACGCGTCCTTGGCCAAGGGCGAGCGCGTGACGGTGACGCCGTCGGGGATCGCCGCCGATTCGCTTGGCGCGTCCTTCGCCGGCGAATTGATGTTCCCGCTGGCGCAAAAATACATCGAGCGCATGGCGCTCGTGATGGATGAGGAAATCAGGATGGCGCAGCGTTGGCTGTGGGACCATGCGCGGATCGTTACCGAACCGGGTGGAGCCACAGCCTTCGCTGCGCTTCTGTCTGGTGCATATCGGCCGCACAAGGATGAACGCGTCTGCGTCGTCCTGTGCGGATCCAATACCGATCCCCTGACCTTCTCCAAGGTCATGATTACATGACCTTGAAGCGGTAGCTGAGATCGAGGCTGGCGCGCTTCAGCTCCAATTCGATGCGGAATCTTTCGATCTCGCGCGGATCGTGCGGGACGCGCCGTTCCCTCTTATGGCCGGCGAGGAGCCGGGCCGCCGGAGCGGCGATGAGACTGCGTGCCGGGCGTCTGAACCACGGCAGCGATTTCTGATAAGCGGACATGACTTTTCCTTTCACGAAACACGGATTTCCGTGCGCGTTTGAGAAATGAATGTAGAAAGGAAAGAATCGTGATGCGTGACGGTCCCGCGCATGCGCGTCACGCGCATGAGACGAGAGTCACGTCCCGGTCAAATGGTCTTCAGGCTTTGGGATTTCGAGAACACAAGCGGAAAGGCCAGACCGGGACCGAGCCCGGGGGCCCGGAGATCACGGTAAACGACGCTCCTTACGTGCTGTCATCATGACGGTCTCCATGTGTTGTGTTCAGGGACGGGCTAGATAGCATGAGTCGAGCGCCTCCGACAGGGGGATTCTTGCGCACTCGCTCTTTATACTGACAGAACGTGACAATCCTGCCACAGGGAATGGGGTGACCCATGCGGGCCACCCCATATCTTGTCAGGCGGCGTTCTTCAGAAGGCCGCGATTGATCAGGGCTTCGGCGATCTGCACCGTGTTGAGCGCGGCGCCCTTGCGCAGATTGTCCGAGACCACCCACAGGCTGAGGCCATTCTCGATCGTACCGTCCTCGCGGAGGCGCGACACGAAAGTGGCAAAATCGCCGACACACTCGACCGGCGTGACGTAACCGCCGTCTTCGCGCTTGTCGACGACCAGAACGCCCGGCGCCTCGCGCAGCGTCTCGCGCGCTTCCTCTGCCGTGATCGGGCGCTCGAACTCGATATTGACCGCTTCCGAATGACCGACGAAGACCGGCACCCGCACGCAAGTTGCGGTGAGCTTGATCTTCGGATCGAGGATCTTCTTCGTCTCGGCCGTCATCTTCCATTCTTCCTTGGTGAAGCCGTCTTCCATGAAGACGTCGATATGGGGGATGACGTTAAAGGCGATCTGCTTGGTGAATTTCTTGGGTTCCGGCGCATCGGTGACGAACACGCCCTTGGTCTGGTTCCACAATTCGTCCATGGCGTCCTTGCCGGCACCCGACACGGACTGATAGGTCGAGACCACCACGCGCTTGATCTTGGCGAGATCATGCAGGGGCTTCAGCACCACCACCAGCTGCGCCGTCGAGCAGTTCGGATTGGCGATGATGTTCCGCCTCGTCTTGCGTCTCATATATTCCTCGAGCGCATGGGCGTTCACTTCCGGCACGATGAGCGGCACTTCCGCGTCGTAGCGCCAGCAGGAGGAATTATCGATGACCATCGGGCCCAGGGCGCCGATCCTGGGCGACCATTCCTTGGAGACGGCCGAGCCCGCCGACATCAGCACGAAGTCGATGCCGCGGAAATCGAAGGTCTCGAGGTCCTGGCATTTCAGGACGCGGTCGCCGAAGGAGACCTCGGTGCCGAGCGAACGGCGCGACGCCAGTGCGAAGACCTCGTCCACCGGGAACTGGCGTTCCTCCAGGATATTGAGCATTTCACGGCCGACATTTCCGGTCGCGCCGACCACTGCAACTTTGTAACCCATTGAATTTTATCCTTTATCCCTCGCCCTCTCCCGTGAACCTTGGCGGTTCTGCCTGGGGCGCGCTGCTTCCGGCCATCTCCCCCGCGGGAGACGAGACCGGGGGAGAAGGCTCAAACGGTTTTCGTCGTTTTCGTCGTTTTGAGCATCCCCAGGCCACGGCAAAGCGCATCCGCGGAAAGCGGGCGGCAGGCGATGCTGTCGATAAAATAAGACATCGGGGACCGTGGTTCGAGGTTTCGGGGCGGGTTCTAACAAATCGGGACTTTAAGTCAATCCGCCTTGAAGCCGGGCGCCGGGCTTCCTATCTCGCCTGAACGGAGTCGGAAACGGTTGATCCGGCTCAATCTATTGTACGCGCAGGGACGGATGGGTAAAAACCTTACCCACGGTCATGCGCGATTTTGTGTTGTTTTAAAGGGCAAAAGGGGACCCAATGTTTGAATGGCTCTTCACGGTCGAAGGCTGGATGAGCCTTTTGACGCTAACCATCCTCGAGATCGTGCTCGGCATTGACAATCTGGTGTTTCTGTCCATCGCCTCCCAGAGGCTGCCGCCGCATCAGCGGCCGATCGCGCAGAAGATCGGCCTCATGGGCGCGCTGGGTCTGCGCATCGCCATGCTGGCGCTGCTCGTCTGGATCACCAAGCTCACCTATCCGGTCTTCTCGGCCGCCGGTTTCGACTTCTCCTGGCGCGACATCATCCTGATCCTGGGCGGCCTGTTCCTGCTCTACAAGGGCACCGCCGAGATCCATGAGGAGATGGAAGGCGGCGGGGAGGGCCCGAAGCAGGGCTATGCGGCAAGCTTCTTCGGCGTCATCGCCCTCATCATGGTGATCGACTTCGTCTTCGCGCTCGATTCCATCATCACCGCGGTCGGCATGACCACCTTCCTCCCCGTGATGATCGCGGCGAATGTCATCGCTATCGCCGTCATGCTCATGTCGGCGAACAGCGTCAGCCAGTTCATTGCCCGCCATCCGACGGTGAAGATGCTGGCCCTCGCCTTCATCCTGCTGATCGGCGTGGCGCTCGTCGCCGACGGCCTCGGCATGCACATCCCGCGCGAATATATCTACTTCGCCATCGCCTTCTCGCTCGGCGTCGAGACGCTCAATATTCTGGTCAAGAACAAGCGCCAGCGTCTGAGCAAGATCGACAAGACGGATGTCGAGCAGCCATAAGACCAGAGCATCGGCCCGAGAAGTGCGCGCGGTTCTCGGATAAGCCGATGCGCAAAATCAAAGTGATAGAGCGCCGAGGCGATTCCATGAGAAACGCCCGGCGCTCTAAGGCCCCGGTATGATATTCTGATTCATGCGGAAGAGATTATCGGGGTCGTATTTGCGCTTGATCTCCTGCAGCCGGGCATAGGTTGCGTGGCCAAAGGCGTCACGAACGAGATGCTCGCCTTCGCCATGACCGGGAAAGTTCAGATAGAGCCTCCCGGTCGAATGGCGTTGCATGCCGGTCCACAGCGTT
This genomic stretch from Nordella sp. HKS 07 harbors:
- a CDS encoding TerC family protein, whose product is MFEWLFTVEGWMSLLTLTILEIVLGIDNLVFLSIASQRLPPHQRPIAQKIGLMGALGLRIAMLALLVWITKLTYPVFSAAGFDFSWRDIILILGGLFLLYKGTAEIHEEMEGGGEGPKQGYAASFFGVIALIMVIDFVFALDSIITAVGMTTFLPVMIAANVIAIAVMLMSANSVSQFIARHPTVKMLALAFILLIGVALVADGLGMHIPREYIYFAIAFSLGVETLNILVKNKRQRLSKIDKTDVEQP
- a CDS encoding threonine/serine dehydratase — translated: MPDPITRSAIEATASKIAPYIRRTPVMEVTLSKVAQPVALKLELFQHTGSFKARGAFSTVLGRDLPKAGIAAASGGNHGAAAAYAAYIAGVPAHIFVPAVAAPAKVAKIKSYGAIIDQDGATYYDALEKCTRFIAETGALSVHAYDAEPTLLGQGTLGREIQEQLPEIDTLLVAVGGGGLIGGIAGWYRGDVRIVGVEPETCNALHASLAKGERVTVTPSGIAADSLGASFAGELMFPLAQKYIERMALVMDEEIRMAQRWLWDHARIVTEPGGATAFAALLSGAYRPHKDERVCVVLCGSNTDPLTFSKVMIT
- a CDS encoding aspartate-semialdehyde dehydrogenase is translated as MGYKVAVVGATGNVGREMLNILEERQFPVDEVFALASRRSLGTEVSFGDRVLKCQDLETFDFRGIDFVLMSAGSAVSKEWSPRIGALGPMVIDNSSCWRYDAEVPLIVPEVNAHALEEYMRRKTRRNIIANPNCSTAQLVVVLKPLHDLAKIKRVVVSTYQSVSGAGKDAMDELWNQTKGVFVTDAPEPKKFTKQIAFNVIPHIDVFMEDGFTKEEWKMTAETKKILDPKIKLTATCVRVPVFVGHSEAVNIEFERPITAEEARETLREAPGVLVVDKREDGGYVTPVECVGDFATFVSRLREDGTIENGLSLWVVSDNLRKGAALNTVQIAEALINRGLLKNAA